The segment GCTCACCGACATGGATGTCATCGCACCTATGAGGGAGATGAACCTGACCCGTGAATGGGAGATCGAGTACGCAAAGGAACATGGAATTCCAGTAGGTGTCACCACTGCAAAACCATGGAGCGTTGACGAGAACATCTGGAGCAGAAGCATCGAAGGCGGAAAGCTCGAAGACCCGGGATACATCCCACCTGAGGAGATCTACAAGTGGACAGCTTCACCAGAGGACGCACCTGATGCCCAGACCATCGTTATCGGTTTCGAGAACGGTGTGCCTGTCTCACTCGATGGTGAGAAGATGGGCGGTGTGGAGCTCATCGAGAAGCTGAATGTCATTGCAGGTACACACGGTGTCGGACGTACAGACATGATCGAAGACCGTGTCCTCGGACTCAAGGCACGTGAGAACTACGAGCACCCTGCAGCAACCGTACTTCTTGCAGCACATAGGGACCTCGAGAAACTGGTACTCACCCGCTCAGAGCTCAAGTTCAAAGCAATGGTGGATGAGCAGTGGTCCGAACTCGCATACTACGGTCTTGTGGACGAGCCACTCTACGATGACCTCAACGCATTCATTGACAACACACAGACACGTGTCAACGGTACAGTCACCCTGAAACTGTACAAGGGAAGCCTCACGATCCTTGCAAGGACATCCCCGGCAGCACTCTACTCAGAGGAGCTTGTATCCTTCGATGGAACCACCATCGACCAGAAGGATGCCGAAGGATTCGCAAAATACCACGGATTCCAGGCACGCCTGTTCAGGAAATTCGTTGATTAAAACTAAAATTAATTACTCGTATGCGTTTGTCGCATACGAACTTCTTTTTTCTTTTCTGTTATTGATCTTGATTTGATTCAACCCGATCCTTAACTTCAGTTCTTTTTAATTAATATTATCAACTGTTACTGATCAATAAGGCAAAAAGCAGGAGATTGGAAAGATCCAAACAATCCCCTTAAACCAAAATAAAATCCTTCATCAGGAAGAATGCTGAGATGGAAGGAACTGAGAAGATTAGTCTTCAGAAACATGTTTTATGTATGGCCCCAGGATCATATCCTTATAAGATTCTCCTGCCGGAACCTTCGGATACAGGATCTCTTCCCTGTCTGTGCAAACTTCCAGGAAACAAGGCCCCTCTGCATTCATGAATTCTTCAATGCTCTTTTTTAACTCATTTCTGTTGCTGATCCTCTCTGCGTAAGTAAAACCAAATGAACTTGCAATATCTGCAAAATTAACATCTTTTGATCTTTGTGTTCCTATGCGGACACCTTCATATTCTGTGTCTTGCAGGTTCTGGACCATTCCATCGCTATTGTTGTTCAGCATAAGTATCTTTATCGGCAGTTCCAATGATGCAATGGTATGCAACTCCCCAAGGTTCATTCGCAGGCTACCATCACCATCAATAGCCAGGACTCTTGAATGCGGGTTCGCATAATGGATACCGATCGCTGTGGGCAGACAAAAGCCCATTGTTCCAAAGGAACCGGAAGTCATGAAAGATTTTGCTATTTGCATAGGAAGATACTGTGCTGCAAGCATCTGGTGGTTGCCTACACCCGTAGCTATCTTTGTATTTTCATCAACATAATCTGCAAGATTTGCCATTACTTCGGCAGATTGTATACATTCATATTCTCGGTTGTAATCCAATGGCCATGATCTTTTCAGATACGCTGCACGCTTCTGCCACTCCTGAATATCGAGGCAGATTTTGTGTTTCCTGGCATAGTTTAGCAGGTCACCAATAGCTGTTGCAGCATCTCCTATGAATGTGAATTTAGGTTCACGTTCGATCTTAATCTGATGCATTTTCTCAGGGTCAATATTGATATAGGCGATGTCAGCCCCGATTGCAAATCCTACCTTTTCCGCAACCCTGTCATCCCATCTAACACCAATGGCGAAAAAGAAATCGTTCTCCTGGATAAGCATGTTCGCATATGGTGTACCGAACATCCCCAGCATCCCCAGGTTCAGATCATCCCTTTCATCAACGGTGCCTTTTGCCATTAGTGTATTGACAGAAGGTATCCCAAAAAGATCATTGAATTCCCTGATGGTCTGCTTTCCATACTCTGAGTTCAGTCCACCTCCAAGATAGAGCAATGGTCTTTTGGAATTGAGGAGCAGTTTAAAAAAGTCCTCACATTGTTGATCGCTCAGGTGTCTGTCATCATGATAACTATCCCTGAACTTTGTGACATCCATGTTCTGGTAATAATGGACCTTCTGCTGTTTGTCAAGAGGGAAATCTATGACAACGGGGCCGGGTTTTCCTGATCTTGCAAAGTAATAGGCATCCTTGACTATGGATTCGATGTCATCATCATTGGACAGTTGTATTACCTTCTTTGTTACATCTCCGAAAATACCTTTGACATTAATATGCTGAAAGGAATCGGTGCCTATCTTGTGCTCAGGGACCTGACCTGCAAATACAACTAGAGGAATGCTATCACTATACGCATCAGCAACACTTGTAAGTGTATTAGTTATGGCAGGTCCGGATGTGACCATAGCTATGCCGACCTGATCGCTTGACCTTGAATAACCAGCTGCGCTAAATGCTGATGACTGCTCATTGGAATTAATAATTATCTCAATATCACTCTGCCGGAGGGCGTGGAATACTGGAAGTATTGCTGCTCCCGTATAACCAAAGATATGTTTGACACCAAGGTCTTCCAGGCATTTAATCAGAACTTCTGCTCCGTTCATTTCTTCCATATTTAAACTCCTTAGAAAGAAACCAAACTGGCATGAGGTACACTAATCAGTATAATAACCAAAAAACAACCACTTGAGCCAGAAAGTTTCTTTTTCTTGCTCAAGCTACTAAAGCTACCACTACTACAGATACAGGTAAATTGAATACATTGTAGTCAGTGATATAATTTAGCATTGCAAAGCGAAATGGATGAGGTTTTATTTAAGATTTGCCGTAATCTATTTAGCAATCGACTATTTCTTTGATCAAATGCTCCTACATAAATCATCATTATCATTCTCTGATTAAAGACGTTAGCCTCAATAAGCTTCCTGGCAAGTTTTACCTTTGTGTCCTGATCTTCCATAAGCATGATACTGAGCAAACTTTGCCTTGATACTCGATACATTTTTATCGAACATCACTTAATGAGTATATTGTAAAATTTGCAATTAATGCAAGTTCAACCAACTTTAATAGGAGAAAATAATAATGGTAGCTGTAATTAACAGGGACGAATGTGTAGGATGCGGAGTATGTGTAGATGACTGCCCAGCTGAAGCAATTTCAATGGACGGCGACAACATCGCTGTAGTAGATGCTGACGCATGCACTGAATGTGGTATATGTGTGGACTCCTGTCCATCCGAAGCAATTTCAATGGAATAAGAAGGTTTATTCCATTTATTTTTCTATTTTTTATTCAATAGTTTCGTTTCCAGTTCCTGTTCTGCCTGTTGCTTCAATTCTTCCTGTCCTTAAATTCAGCACTGGAGTGCCGGCCGTCACAGAATGGTTTATTTCGGGATTTACCGCATCTGCAGAGAGCATAATGGTCCTGGGTTTCAGGTACTGAACCATCAGGGTCATCAAGTCTGACTCCGGTAACATTGTAAGGCCCATCCTTCAGGACAAAAATTTCCGGACCATGAGAATAATCCTTATGCAATTCCCCATTAACAGTATAACTCAACGCGCCAGAAGGACAGGTCCTGATGAGTCTTGCTATCTCTTCCGGGTCGGCAGCATCCGGATCTGCCCAGGGTTCTTCACCCTTTTTGAAAACAGAAGGTAGATTACGAACACAGTGCCCTACGTGAGAACACACATCCCTGTTACGATGAATGGTAATATGTTTTCCGACGTAAGAATCAACCCTGTCGGGAACACGGTCTTTTTCTTTTTCCCCGGAAAAATCGTTCTTTAAATGTGTCCCATCACAAAATGGCATATTTGATGACCCTCCACATCTGCAAAGTGCTATAACAGGCTTTGTCTCGATGAAAACACCCTTTGAATTCCTGAGTGTTTTAAGGTCTTTCACAATATATGGTCCATTTTTTGATACGTTTATTGAAGGGCTGGTTTCTTTCTCCACTCACACACCTCTGTAAAAAGAAATAATAATACATCACATTTCTATTTTTTGTAAGGAACAGCGTTTGTAAATAAATTCAAGTTAATTATTAACCTTCAGCAATCACCCATTCAGAAAACCATCGAGCCTCTTCATACCTTCCTCAATGTTCTCGATATTGTTCGCATACGAGAACCTGATATAACCTTCAGCACCATCCCCGAAATCAATTCCAGGAGTGACAGCCACACCTGCCTCGTTCAGTATCATGCGGCTCATCTCAAGCGAATCGTTCCCGAACTCACTGGCATCAGCAAGCACATAGAAAGCGCCCATTGGTTCATAACCAACCCTGAAACCAATGTCCTTCAGCCTCTTCAGCATGTACTTCCTGCGTTCGTCATACGTCTCCACCATTCTGTCAACATGGTCCTGAGGACCACGAAGTGCAGCGATCCCGGCTTCCTGAACGAAGCTGTTGGCACAGATGAAGAAGTTCTGCTGGAGCTTTTGGAGCACTCGCATGCAGTCAAGAGGTGCGATCAGGTATCCGAGACGCCAGCCCGTCATGCAGTACTTCTTGGAGAAGCCGTTGAGGACAAAGGCATTGTCAGTATATTCCAGAATACTGTGGTCCTTTCCACCATAGATCAGTCCCTGGTAGATCTCATCTGAAATTATAGGGATATTACCTTCCGATTCTGCTATTTCTGCGATTCCCTGCATTTCCTTTGATGATATCACATATCCCGTCGGGTTTGAGGGACTGTTGATGAGGATCGCACTGGTCTCAGGATCAAGGTTCTCAGACACAAGTCCGGGGGTCAGGCCAAAGCCGTTCTCTTCAGATGTGTATGCAAAGTTCGAATGGCAGCCAAGAGCACTTACAAAGTTCGGATAGCAGGCATAATGCGGGTTTGGCAGGAGACATTTATCTCCCTGGTCCAGTAGTGCCATAAAGGATAACATCAGTGCGGGACTTGTACCGGATGTCACAAGCACCTGCTCGGGAACAAGGTCGAGACCGAACCGGTTGTTGTAATCGTCCACTATCGCGCTTCTAAGCTCAGGCAGACCCTGGCTGTGGGTATAGCGGGTGTTGCAGGATGCAAGAGATTGGTTTGCTGCATCACAGATATGTGGTGCTGTTGGGAAGTCCGGTTCACCGATCTCAAGATGAACGATATCCCTTCCGGTAGCTTCCAGTTTCTGGGCGCTTTCAAGCACTTCCATGACATAGAAAGGAGGAATGTTCACAGACCTTTGGGATAATGATGAAGAGGTAGATAAATGGCTCATTCTAATTGGCTCCTGATCCTGAGTTCTTACGTTTTTAGTTGATATGTTCCTGAGTTTTATTTAAGGCTAACTTATTGCACATTCGATCGATAGAGAAATTCAGGATCGAGGACTTCCAGTCCATCATATAAAACTAAAAATGAAAATACAGTCATACCTGCCTGCAATGGAATATCCGATCAGTCATCCCCTTTCACTGGTCCATTGCAATATTCCTTTTCATCGGCAATACAGGCTTCATATAACTGCTCACGAAGATCAGGCATGGCTGAGAGGGCACGGGTCCAGTCAGGCATGAGTACGTCTGAAGGATGCTCAAGGTAATCCTCACCTGCTCTTCTGATCACACGTGCGAACATGTCAACATAAAGCTCTTCCTCGTGTCTGTTATAACATAGGCCATTGCAGAGGGCATCAGCATGATACCTTCGTATCAGGTCCTGTCCGAGACGTTTGTACTTTACATGGATG is part of the Methanococcoides methylutens MM1 genome and harbors:
- a CDS encoding argininosuccinate synthase; the encoded protein is MSKKVVLAYSGGLDTSICIPLLKEEYGYDEVITVAVDVGQPKEDVTQAEEKAKKISDLHFTLDVREEFVNDYIFPLIRANGDYEGYVMGTSIARPLIAKKVVEIAEQEGAVALAHGCTGKGNDQLRFEAVFRLTDMDVIAPMREMNLTREWEIEYAKEHGIPVGVTTAKPWSVDENIWSRSIEGGKLEDPGYIPPEEIYKWTASPEDAPDAQTIVIGFENGVPVSLDGEKMGGVELIEKLNVIAGTHGVGRTDMIEDRVLGLKARENYEHPAATVLLAAHRDLEKLVLTRSELKFKAMVDEQWSELAYYGLVDEPLYDDLNAFIDNTQTRVNGTVTLKLYKGSLTILARTSPAALYSEELVSFDGTTIDQKDAEGFAKYHGFQARLFRKFVD
- a CDS encoding thiamine pyrophosphate-binding protein, with the protein product MEEMNGAEVLIKCLEDLGVKHIFGYTGAAILPVFHALRQSDIEIIINSNEQSSAFSAAGYSRSSDQVGIAMVTSGPAITNTLTSVADAYSDSIPLVVFAGQVPEHKIGTDSFQHINVKGIFGDVTKKVIQLSNDDDIESIVKDAYYFARSGKPGPVVIDFPLDKQQKVHYYQNMDVTKFRDSYHDDRHLSDQQCEDFFKLLLNSKRPLLYLGGGLNSEYGKQTIREFNDLFGIPSVNTLMAKGTVDERDDLNLGMLGMFGTPYANMLIQENDFFFAIGVRWDDRVAEKVGFAIGADIAYINIDPEKMHQIKIEREPKFTFIGDAATAIGDLLNYARKHKICLDIQEWQKRAAYLKRSWPLDYNREYECIQSAEVMANLADYVDENTKIATGVGNHQMLAAQYLPMQIAKSFMTSGSFGTMGFCLPTAIGIHYANPHSRVLAIDGDGSLRMNLGELHTIASLELPIKILMLNNNSDGMVQNLQDTEYEGVRIGTQRSKDVNFADIASSFGFTYAERISNRNELKKSIEEFMNAEGPCFLEVCTDREEILYPKVPAGESYKDMILGPYIKHVSED
- a CDS encoding 4Fe-4S binding protein, whose translation is MVAVINRDECVGCGVCVDDCPAEAISMDGDNIAVVDADACTECGICVDSCPSEAISME
- a CDS encoding CDGSH iron-sulfur domain-containing protein, which gives rise to MEKETSPSINVSKNGPYIVKDLKTLRNSKGVFIETKPVIALCRCGGSSNMPFCDGTHLKNDFSGEKEKDRVPDRVDSYVGKHITIHRNRDVCSHVGHCVRNLPSVFKKGEEPWADPDAADPEEIARLIRTCPSGALSYTVNGELHKDYSHGPEIFVLKDGPYNVTGVRLDDPDGSVPETQDHYALCRCGKSRNKPFCDGRHSSAEFKDRKN
- a CDS encoding pyridoxal phosphate-dependent aminotransferase → MSHLSTSSSLSQRSVNIPPFYVMEVLESAQKLEATGRDIVHLEIGEPDFPTAPHICDAANQSLASCNTRYTHSQGLPELRSAIVDDYNNRFGLDLVPEQVLVTSGTSPALMLSFMALLDQGDKCLLPNPHYACYPNFVSALGCHSNFAYTSEENGFGLTPGLVSENLDPETSAILINSPSNPTGYVISSKEMQGIAEIAESEGNIPIISDEIYQGLIYGGKDHSILEYTDNAFVLNGFSKKYCMTGWRLGYLIAPLDCMRVLQKLQQNFFICANSFVQEAGIAALRGPQDHVDRMVETYDERRKYMLKRLKDIGFRVGYEPMGAFYVLADASEFGNDSLEMSRMILNEAGVAVTPGIDFGDGAEGYIRFSYANNIENIEEGMKRLDGFLNG